From Fervidobacterium gondwanense DSM 13020, a single genomic window includes:
- a CDS encoding type III pantothenate kinase gives MVLLFDVGNTHTTVALTRNGKEFEKYRLSTVRYETEDELYAFLKSFYKEYIENIPIVVSSVVPSMNVIFEYFAEKYGNGQVYFVSALGYDKIKWNVSYPKEIGADRVADVIAAYKDYGENCIVIDYGTAITIEVIKDGSYEGGAILPGFAMMINALFKGTAKLPLVEIKPYNGFIGKDTESNIQIGTINATVGAIKYVIENIVKEYQTQPVIIHTGGQSVFVKDIVEGIVDKDLTLKGMYYFYEETKNSTR, from the coding sequence ATGGTCCTCCTCTTTGACGTTGGCAATACTCATACAACGGTTGCCTTAACTCGAAACGGCAAGGAATTTGAGAAATATAGACTATCAACGGTACGCTATGAGACAGAAGATGAGCTGTATGCATTCTTGAAGAGCTTTTACAAAGAATATATTGAAAACATTCCTATTGTTGTTTCTTCTGTCGTGCCTTCTATGAACGTGATTTTTGAGTATTTTGCAGAAAAGTACGGAAATGGGCAAGTGTATTTCGTCAGCGCACTTGGATATGATAAGATTAAATGGAATGTCTCTTATCCAAAAGAAATTGGTGCTGACAGGGTTGCCGATGTCATAGCCGCTTACAAAGACTATGGAGAAAATTGTATCGTCATTGACTACGGTACAGCTATAACTATCGAGGTTATCAAAGACGGTTCGTATGAAGGCGGGGCGATATTACCTGGCTTTGCGATGATGATAAACGCGCTTTTCAAAGGTACAGCTAAATTGCCTCTTGTTGAAATCAAGCCATATAATGGATTCATCGGAAAAGATACAGAATCAAACATACAAATAGGAACAATAAATGCAACCGTGGGAGCTATCAAATACGTTATCGAAAACATAGTGAAAGAATATCAGACTCAACCAGTTATAATTCATACAGGTGGTCAGTCTGTTTTTGTGAAAGATATTGTTGAAGGAATAGTTGATAAAGATTTGACACTGAAAGGGATGTACTATTTCTATGAGGAAACGAAAAATTCTACTCGTTAA